Within Plasmodium cynomolgi strain B DNA, scaffold: 0886, whole genome shotgun sequence, the genomic segment CACCAAAGATGATGAagctaattttttcataGGACTTCCATTGCTTTCAGAACTAGTACCTAAATTTGAAGTAACTCCATAGCCTTCATCTTTAGATAATCCACTAGATAGATCTTGATCTTTACCATAATATTCCTTCTGAGGAGATAAAATATGACCACGAAGgtgtctttctttttccgccGATGATCCTGGTTTTGCACCTGCAGCTTCCATTACTTTTTCGGTTATTGGCGTTATTCCTTCTGCTTCAACGTTATTCCATTGTGCATTTATTATGTATGGATATAATTTATGATCTAACACTTTGAAAGCCAGAGAAGCTTTCGaataaggaaaagaaaaagtataaGTGTTATATATAGAACCACATGAAATATTTGGAATTTAATGCCCAGAGTTTGCGTACACTAGTAATGgtagtatatataaatacctTTATGTGGATAAGAAGCAGATGTTGAACCCATATTGCATGAAATTTCAAAAACATCTTCCTTATTATGTTCAGACTTCCCTAAGTGttcataattaatataaagaagcatgtattttttaaattcttcaaattcatCAAATACATCAAGATCTacaaattcttcaaattcattaaattctttacaaACTTCATTAGAATCTTCATGTTCACATATATCAAAATATGATGAATATATGATATTAGAatcattaatatatttgcaATAACTACTGTTAGGGATttgggccttttttttttcaggatATTCACATacgtcagaaaaaaaataggaatcataagctctttttaaaaatattagatcGCATagatttttaattttgaattcACAATCAGGCAAACGTTTTCTTATAATATCATTCAAGAGGTCGAAAAATtccgaaaattttttacataagaCTTTATTACTTATTAATACATCATATATCcaatatttcaaataaaaacaatattttttttatttaacttcC encodes:
- a CDS encoding hypothetical protein (putative) produces the protein YYEGEENILISLFKDDSDLACSYDGIYNCELLEKDVFEESNILERYRTKLKSNLKLIIDEVNEEGEEHVLGNNKVLCKKFSEFFDLLNDIIRKRLPDCEFKIKNLCDLIFLKRAYDSYFFSDVCEYPEKKKAQIPNSSYCKYINDSNIIYSSYFDICEHEDSNEVCKEFNEFEEFVDLDVFDEFEEFKKYMLLYINYEHLGKSEHNKEDVFEISCNMGSTSASYPHKGIYIYYHY